A genomic window from Prunus persica cultivar Lovell chromosome G2, Prunus_persica_NCBIv2, whole genome shotgun sequence includes:
- the LOC18784785 gene encoding cation/H(+) antiporter 15 translates to MEVTLRITSPSAGAGLVPTAICQPQESISSKGIWFRDNPLDYSFPLIMAQGGIILGPSLLGHKKVIKEKLFRDKDAHLFEILSLQGVIYSMFIIAVKLDKNMLRRTAKNAWKIGLPGFLVPLAVSLGLVHPIGSTLPGPKGGMFFIYFSFSSLSFTFFPVIAQALNELNLMTSELGHLAMSSALITEAIQWLTVVVHIIYAQKSLIHGILALVSLFALTVLIFFIVRPLILLIIKNTPQGKEVKEVYVVAVLLGVLVSAGISDALGATPLAGPVLLGLVIPDGPPLGATLIQKTEFLVSELFLPVFFFRVGFMTDVYSFRDWGSLGKLQMVILLIYGAKIVTVTVAAVCCKIRFKNSFLLSLIMNIKGIVDLVVFSRWRFSGMLDQQSYTQIVLSMLLVTLIATPVVRFLYQPQIRLEPSSKHSRTRNIQSPRYDSDFSILCCVHNEESVRNITSLLESSNPTEQSPILAYVVRAVELIGRAAPLLLPCKKKQQEEGGTKKLKRTNTPTHQLMRAFWNYSKNSKGPVSIHAFTMIAPYNTMHETVCRLAEDNNIPLILLPFHENNQYTVGANVMAGIRQFNVNVQTYSPCTVGILVERGLPARLTVSHFSYNVGVFFIGGPDDREALAYASRMSGNPDVGITVFRIILRNELKEGNTNEEEVEETLDESLVDEFKIRNMGNDCVIWKDIEVYDSVQIMDAIRNSQGDYDLVLVGRRHTEISLRDEEMAEFVQNAELGVVGDMLASVDFCGGMVNVLVLQENVELGNGAFRANSAKRSAKWTKVSG, encoded by the exons ATGGAGGTGACATTGAGAATTACCAGCCCGTCCGCAGGTGCGGGATTGGTCCCTACAGCCATTTGTCAGCCACAAGAGTCCATCTCCTCCAAAGGCATTTGGTTTCGAGATAATCCGTTAGATTATTCATTTCCATTAATCATGGCCCAA GGTGGGATTATCTTGGGGCCTTCTCTGCTAGGGCACAAGAAGGTAATCAAGGAGAAGCTATTCAGAGACAAAGATGCTCACTTGTTTGAGATACTTTCTCTACAGGGCGTAATATACTCCATGTTCATAATTGCAGTTAAATTGGACAAAAACATGTTGAGAAGGACAGCAAAGAATGCTTGGAAGATTGGTCTCCCTGGGTTTCTTGTTCCCTTAGCAGTATCCCTAGGCCTTGTTCATCCAATAGGCTCCACCCTTCCTGGTCCCAAAGGAGGAATGTTCTTCAtctacttttctttctcttctttgtctTTCACCTTCTTCCCGGTCATAGCTCAGGCCTTGAATGAACTCAACCTCATGACTTCAGAACTAGGCCATCTTGCCATGTCCTCTGCTCTGATCACTGAAGCCATCCAATGGCTTACCGTGGTGGTCCATATCATTTACGCCCAAAAAAGTCTAATCCACGGAATTTTGGCTTTGGTCTCCTTATTTGCACTCAcagttttgattttctttattgtAAGACCCCTTATTCtactaattattaaaaacacaCCGCAAGGCAAGGAAGTGAAGGAGGTTTATGTGGTAGCAGTACTTCTTGGGGTTTTAGTTTCTGCAGGTATTTCTGACGCCTTGGGGGCAACTCCTTTGGCCGGCCCTGTACTTTTGGGGTTGGTCATACCGGATGGACCGCCTCTTGGTGCCACATTGATACAGAAGACCGAGTTCCTGGTCTCCGAGCTTTTTCTTCCGGTCTTTTTCTTTCGCGTTGGATTCATGACCGATGTGTACTCGTTTCGGGATTGGGGAAGTCTTGGCAAGCTTCAGATGGTTATTTTGCTCATATATGGAGCAAAGATTGTGACAGTTACAGTGGCTGCCGTGTGTTGTAAGATTAGGTTCAAAAATAGTTTTTTGCTCAGCTTGATCATGAACATCAAGGGTATAGTAGACCTTGTCGTTTTTAGTCGATGGAGGTTCTCCGGG ATGTTAGACCAACAATCTTATACTCAAATCGTGTTGTCTATGCTGCTGGTGACATTGATCGCAACCCCGGTGGTTCGATTTTTGTACCAGCCTCAAATACGACTCGAGCCATCAAGCAAGCACTCACGCACCAGAAACATCCAATCTCCTCGATACGACTCCGATTTCAGCATTCTGTGTTGTGTCCACAACGAGGAAAGTGTTCGCAACATCACCTCCCTGTTAGAATCCTCGAACCCAACCGAACAGAGCCCTATTTTAGCCTATGTTGTCCGCGCAGTCGAGCTCATTGGTCGAGCCGCGCCACTGCTACTCCCATGCAAGAAGAAGCAGCAGGAGGAGGGAGGGACGAAGAAACTAAAGCGCACAAACACACCAACCCATCAATTGATGCGAGCCTTCTGGAACTACTCAAAGAACTCAAAAGGGCCTGTTTCCATCCATGCCTTCACTATGATCGCCCCTTACAATACAATGCATGAGACCGTTTGTCGTCTGGCGGAGGACAATAACATTCCTCTGATTCTCTTACCATTCCATGAAAACAACCAGTACACAGTTGGCGCAAATGTCATGGCGGGGATCCGCCAGTTCAACGTCAATGTACAAACATATTCCCCTTGTACAGTTGGAATACTAGTTGAGAGAGGGTTGCCAGCTCGGCTAACTGTTTCCCACTTCTCTTACAATGTGGGTGTGTTTTTCATTGGTGGGCCAGATGATCGAGAGGCATTGGCCTACGCCTCGCGCATGTCTGGCAACCCTGACGTGGGGATCACTGTGTTCAGGATCATCTTGCGGAATGAGTTGAAAGAAGGGAACACAAACGAAGAGGAAGTGGAGGAGACGCTGGACGAGTCGTTGGTGGACGAGTTTAAGATAAGGAACATGGGGAATGATTGCGTGATTTGGAAAGATATTGAGGTGTATGACAGTGTACAGATCATGGATGCCATTAGGAACTCGCAAGGGGATTATGACCTTGTGTTGGTTGGGCGGCGGCACACTGAGATATCGTTGAGGGATGAGGAAATGGCAGAATTTGTGCAGAATGCCGAATTGGGAGTGGTTGGTGACATGCTCGCCTCTGTGGATTTCTGCGGTGGAATGGTGAATGTGTTGGTTTTGCAAGAAAACGTGGAGTTGGGCAATGGAGCGTTTCGTGCCAACTCTGCAAAAAGGTCGGCAAAGTGGACTAAAGTTTCAGGGTAA
- the LOC18787278 gene encoding cation/H(+) antiporter 15, whose amino-acid sequence MDVLKLGGTEMINRTQTILAIRRTVCVPVQRIDSEGIWFKDNPLDFTYPLMLFQIILLVLISRALYCLLRPLGQTKFVCNLLGGIILGPSLVGHNKALRDKLMFGGKEVGLSDTLARVGVIYSVFLISVKYDMATFKMKAKNGWKISLVGFLFPSAVTSSLVYTNASTISGLSGGTFFLLALTFSLSFTYFPVVAEALDELNLMTSELGQLAMSSATINDIIQWIFTVVHLIVIQRSINYGAKTLVSLLALILFTVFVIQPVIKWIVKRTPEGQEVKDGYVIAMQLMPLVMAFLSDIIGMRPEAGPVLLGLVVPNGPPLGAALVQKTEFVVSEIFLPLFFFRVGLTVNVYSVDDWSSFRKLQLMLTMSYVAKIIAVTVIALCCKIRLRNAFLLSMMMSMKGLIELIVYDAWKAVKDIDEQFFTHIVLSALVMTMIASPLVLFMYTPPRASETILSRIRNIQSMPSNSDMFRILCCFHNEESIPNIISLLEASNPTPSSPIYAYVVHAVELVGRAVPRLVAFNIEKQNKKYTRQNSATRQMVRAFDNYLKISSGPVIIQAYTMIAPYKCMHESLFRLADDKFVPLIIIPFHENHPGVVGPSMVAAIRHFNANVQLYSQCTVGILVDRGMSCPLSSIHFSCNVALFFIGGADDREALAFTARMSGNPNVGMTVFRIALRSKLKERNEEEQVDAKLDESLMDEFRLRNIENDLLDWREIEVDDNVQLMDAVMNSQGSYDLVMVGRRHADMTLRDEEMTEFVENAELGVIGDIVASSDFCGGQMNVLVIQESRELGYGAFRSGL is encoded by the exons ATGGATGTGCTCAAGTTGGGAGGGACAGAAATGATAAATAGAACCCAAACTATCCTGGCCATTCGAAGAACGGTTTGTGTTCCAGTTCAGCGCATTGATTCCGAGGGCATTTGGTTTAAAGACAATCCTTTAGATTTTACATATCCTCTAATGTTGTTCCAAATCATCCTTCTTGTTCTCATCTCTCGAGCGCTTTATTGTTTGCTAAGACCTTTGGGACAAACCAAATTTGTCTGCAATCTCCTG gGTGGCATCATCTTGGGGCCTTCCTTGGTAGGGCACAACAAGGCATTAAGGGACAAACTGATGTTCGGAGGAAAAGAGGTTGGATTGTCAGACACTCTTGCTCGTGTCGGCGTAATATACTCGGTATTCTTAATTTCAGTGAAATATGACATGGCGACGTTCAAAATGAAGGCGAAGAATGGTTGGAAGATTAGTTTGGTGGGATTTCTCTTTCCATCTGCAGTCACCTCAAGCTTGGTTTACACGAACGCCAGCACCATTTCCGGGCTCAGTGGAGGAACATTCTTCCTTTTAGCTCTTacattttctttatctttcacATACTTCCCTGTCGTAGCTGAGGCCTTGGATGAGCTCAACCTCATGACTTCTGAGTTGGGCCAACTTGCCATGTCATCTGCCACCATCAACGACATAATCCAATGGATCTTCACGGTGGTGCATCTCATAGTTATTCAACGAAGTATAAACTACGGAGCTAAGACTTTGGTTAGCTTATTAGCATTGATATTATTCACTGTTTTTGTCATCCAGCCGGTTATAAAATGGATCGTCAAGAGAACACCAGAAGGACAAGAAGTAAAGGACGGCTATGTGATTGCAATGCAACTTATGCCTCTTGTCATGGCCTTTCTCTCTGACATCATAGGCATGAGGCCTGAAGCTGGGCCTGTCCTTTTGGGGTTAGTCGTTCCAAATGGACCGCCTCTTGGTGCAGCACTTGTACAAAAAACTGAATTCGTGGTCTCCGAAATTTTTCTGCCCTTGTTCTTTTTCCGGGTTGGCTTGACCGTAAACGTCTACTCTGTGGACGATTGGTCGAGTTTTAGAAAACTTCAGCTTATGCTTACCATGTCTTATGTTGCGAAGATTATCGCAGTTACGGTGATTGCGTTGTGCTGCAAAATTAGATTAAGAAATGCTTTCTTGCTCAGCATGATGATGAGTATGAAGGGCCTAATAGAGCTTATCGTTTACGATGCATGGAAGGCTGTTAAG GACATAGATGAGCAATTTTTCACTCATATCGTGTTGTCTGCTCTTGTGATGACCATGATCGCATCGCCGTTGGTACTGTTCATGTACACCCCTCCCAGAGCATCGGAAACCATACTTTCCCGAATCAGAAACATCCAATCAATGCCAAGCAACTCAGACATGTTCCGCATTCTTTGTTGCTTCCACAACGAGGAGAGTATCCCCAACATCATCTCCCTCCTCGAAGCCTCAAACCCGACACCATCAAGCCCCATTTACGCCTACGTTGTCCACGCAGTCGAGCTGGTTGGCCGCGCTGTACCCCGACTAGTCGCCTTCAACATTGAAAAacagaataaaaaatataccCGCCAAAACTCAGCCACTCGTCAAATGGTTCGGGCATTCGATAACTACTTGAAAATCTCCAGCGGGCCGGTCATAATCCAAGCATACACTATGATCGCGCCGTATAAATGTATGCACGAGAGCCTTTTTCGCCTGGCTGATGACAAGTTTGTGCCTTTGATCATCATACCATTTCATGAAAACCATCCAGGCGTTGTTGGACCAAGTATGGTCGCCGCGATCCGACACTTCAACGCCAATGTGCAATTATATTCCCAGTGTACGGTTGGGATCCTAGTCGACAGAGGCATGTCTTGTCCACTGAGCTCAATCCACTTCTCTTGCAATGTAGCTCTATTTTTTATTGGGGGAGCAGACGACCGCGAGGCGTTAGCCTTCACGGCACGCATGTCTGGCAATCCAAATGTCGGCATGACGGTGTTCAGGATAGCTTTGAGGAGTAAATTGAAAGAACGAAATGAGGAGGAGCAGGTGGATGCAAAGCTGGACGAGTCGTTGATGGATGAGTTCAGGCTAAGGAACATTGAGAATGACCTGTTGGACTGGCGGGAGATCGAGGTGGATGACAACGTGCAGCTTATGGATGCGGTTATGAACTCGCAGGGGAGTTATGATCTTGTTATGGTGGGGCGGCGGCATGCGGATATGACATTGAGGGATGAGGAAATGACGGAGTTTGTGGAGAATGCAGAGCTGGGAGTGATTGGTGACATTGTTGCTTCCTCGGATTTTTGTGGCGGGCAGATGAATGTGTTGGTGATACAAGAAAGCAGGGAATTAGGATATGGAGCTTTTCGCAGTGGactttga